In the Gemmatimonadota bacterium genome, TGGCGGGCGTGCTCAACGTGACCGCGATGTTCGTGTCACTGGGCGCCATCGTGGGCCCGCTCCTGGCAGACGCGGGGGCCGGGGCGGACGCGTTCCAGTTCAGCCTGCCGCTCCTGGCGCTGCCGGTGATGATCGTGGCGGCGGTTGCGCTGGCGCTCTTCTTCGCGGCAGCGATGATGATCCTCGCCGCCTTCGCCAGGACCTTCAAAGACGGTCAGGCCATGGTCACTCCGGTGTACTGGCTGGCGCTGCTCCCGATCCTCCTCGGGCAGCAGACCGATCAGACGCTCACGCCGGCCATCGCCGCCATCCCCGTGGCCAACGCGGCGAGGATGATCCGGGACGCCATCAACGGCGTCTTCATCTGGCCGCTCATCGCCGAGACACTGGCGGTGCTCCTGGTGATGGTGGCGGCTTGCCTGCTTCTCGCACGGAACGTCCTCCAGTTCGAGGACCTCCTGATGGGCTCCTTCGACGGGAGCTTTTGGCGCTTTGCCAAGGAGCGTCTGATGGGAAAGAAGGGGGCCACGAGATGATGGAAGGCCCCAGAGTTCGCGTACAAGCGCTCCAGAAGAGCTTCTGGGACGAGTCCAGAGGAGAGGTCCGGGCCGTCGACGGCATCGACTTCGACTGCCGAAAGGGTGAGATCTTCGGTCTTCTGGGCGCGAACGGCGCCGGGAAGACGACGACGCTCCGCATGTTGGCCACGATCCTGAAGCCCACGGGTGGGCAGGCATCGCTCAACGGCCACGACGTGCTCGCCGAGCCCGAAGCCGTGCGGCGAAGTCTCGGCTTCTACTCGGCCTCGACGGCACTCTATCCGCGCCTGACAGGCCGCGAGACGCTGGAGTTCTTCGCTCGCATCAACCGATATCCGGCCGACCAGGTAACCCAGCGCGTCGAGACTCTCATCGAGCGATTCGGTATCACGGAATACGCGGACGCCCGGGTGGAGAAGCTGTCCAGCGGCATGAAACAGAAGATCTCCATCGCTCGAACCATCGTCCACGATCCGCCGGTCCTCATCTTCGACGAGCCCACGGTGGGCCTGGACGTTATGGCGGCACTGGAGATGCAGCGCGTGATCCGCGAGCTCCGC is a window encoding:
- a CDS encoding ABC transporter ATP-binding protein → MEGPRVRVQALQKSFWDESRGEVRAVDGIDFDCRKGEIFGLLGANGAGKTTTLRMLATILKPTGGQASLNGHDVLAEPEAVRRSLGFYSASTALYPRLTGRETLEFFARINRYPADQVTQRVETLIERFGITEYADARVEKLSSGMKQKISIARTIVHDPPVLIFDEPTVGLDVMAALEMQRVIRELRDEGKTIIFSTHIMSEAEKLCDRIAIIHQGRILALGTLEEHRQATGQHYLEDIFVHLVMAVEDGP